In the Oncorhynchus gorbuscha isolate QuinsamMale2020 ecotype Even-year linkage group LG05, OgorEven_v1.0, whole genome shotgun sequence genome, one interval contains:
- the LOC124036547 gene encoding prostaglandin E2 receptor EP4 subtype-like encodes MSNNTVSGRIMIPTIPSIMFIFGVVGNVIAIVVLCKSRKEQKETTFYTLVCGLAVTDLLGTLLASPVTIATYVKGSWPGGEPLCQYFGFIMLFFSLAGLSIICAMSVERYLAINHAYFYNDYVDQRLAGMTLLAIYISNVLFCALPSMGLGQVKKQYPQTWCFIEWRSNVRTDAAFSYMYAGFSSILILATVICNVLVCGALIRMHRRFVRKMSLWTDPGRNTDPRRRRSFGHLAGAEIQMVIVLICTSAVVLICSIPLVVQVFLNQIYKTPVELRLEKNPDLRAIRFASFNPILDPWIYILLRKAVLLKLIEQIKCLFCKIGAQRQQRQGAQNCHCIDEHQLHSIISSQEFPSLVSRELNEVSSTSQVVLYLPDGSCHHTGEQVGLRNSSVQDPQSSYLSEQRSTEDGRREVTNLTRDPSGVGGQTTQSCVKGQALHVLLSNETVQEKCI; translated from the exons ATGAGTAACAACACTGTGAGCGGGAGGATCATGATCCCGACTATACCGTCCATCATGTTTATTTTCGGTGTGGTGGGAAATGTCATTGCCATCGTGGTACTCTGCAAATCCAGGAAAGAACAGAAGGAGACCACGTTCTACACTCTGGTATGCGGTCTGGCGGTTACAGACCTTTTGGGGACACTCCTAGCCAGTCCCGTCACCATCGCAACCTATGTGAAAGGCTCGTGGCCAGGCGGGGAACCACTGTGCCAGTATTTTGGATTCATCATGCTTTTCTTCTCTCTAGCGGGGCTCAGCATTATATGCGCTATGTCCGTGGAGAGATACTTGGCGATAAACCACGCGTATTTCTACAACGACTATGTGGATCAGAGACTTGCGGGCATGACGCTTCTGGCTATTTACATCTCCAACGTGCTTTTCTGCGCTCTACCTAGCATGGGTCTGGGACAAGTCAAAAAGCAGTACCCACAAACCTGGTGCTTCATAGAGTGGCGGAGCAACGTGAGGACCGATGCCGCCTTTTCATATATGTACGCGGGGTTCAGTTCGATTCTAATTCTAGCCACAGTTATCTGTAACGTTCTGGTATGCGGTGCTCTGATTCGAATGCACCGGCGGTTTGTCCGGAAGATGTCATTGTGGACAGACCCCGGACGAAACACAGACCCGAGAAGGAGACGCAGCTTCGGGCATCTGGCCGGCGCAGAGATCCAGATGGTGATTGTACTCATTTGTACCTCAGCGGTGGTTCTTATATGCTCCATTCCACTTGTT GTGCAAGTGTTTCTGAACCAGATTTATAAGACTCCGGTGGAGCTGAGACTGGAGAAGAACCCAGATCTACGGGCGATCCGCTTCGCCTCATTCAACCCCATCCTGGACCCCTGGATCTACATCCTCCTCCGCAAGGCCGTGCTCCTCAAGCTCATTGAGCAGATCAAGTGTCTGTTCTGTAAGATAGGAgcacagagacagcagagacagggagCACAGAACTGCCACTGCATTGATGAACACCAGCTCCACTCCATCATCTCTTCACAAGAGTTCCCGTCATTGGTGTCCCGTGAGCTGAACGAGGTGTCCAGCACCTCTCAGGTCGTCCTCTACCTTCCTGATGGAAGCTGTCATCACACAGGAGAGCAGGTTGGGCTCCGCAATTCCTCTGTCCAAGACCCCCAAAGTTCTTATTTGTCAGAACAGAGAAGTacagaggatgggaggagagaggtgacaaACCTAACCAGGGACCCCTCTGGTGTGGGAGGACAGACCACTCAGTCATGTGTGAAAGGACAGGCTCTTCATGTGTTGCTAAGTAATGAGACAGTACAGGAGAAATGCATATAG